From the genome of Spinacia oleracea cultivar Varoflay chromosome 2, BTI_SOV_V1, whole genome shotgun sequence, one region includes:
- the LOC110799645 gene encoding uncharacterized protein isoform X2, translated as MDLGCLDLGCISLCDEKQNTNSCAESLSSNNSSESLSSITKLGRKDKDSPPLGVSAINRVSSQIKKPLHRKTSPLNWFPRIKGDSYMKRKIKLLQEAGGMNTTLDETLGHSNPHYCRVEREKRAAREAACKVMEARKAAMIEASWCRILQAARISHKEADALLQIAEKEVADAFEAATAKGVTMYDTPDRPLKRFEIQISSATGKGSTTHTVRASFETGFEVDKQVAAAVKTAFTRLAHSTSFNKDEFKDLLRKISENPDTQNLSSEYDTGAEFETISLENGSSSQRRNRKKLSPQKFSGTKLVLMMLERLKCLKEEELASLATIVATCGLNAALADTGSHRMEDKNAATDMNYLMNRGARQKQVEPELPSLEKFLVKKMTKLEKEVQEAKNARKAESKRDGDGKLNNPQVSNGNIDDKRFSVDTVPDLGSVLVKNSSKFEKEMEEAKKSQKLSDLESRRTLKDGKCRQLKQEVAEVPSLDQILIKHVSRLEKEVQEAKKWRQNDFHITSGTGKSSILSSQSQKENINSNTESYKKHNEGESESLDKILVKHVSKLEKEKMEFGSKEVKKKVTEPLKEPSGGGLDQILIKHKSRLEREKSAALEQAEDRYTYSKSRREARERELLDTWGGIGLSHSIRPHVSRLERDKAAWLKAEEEEKQAAAHEQSLV; from the exons ATGGATTTAGGGTGCTTGGATTTGGGTTGCATTTCTTTGTGTGATGAGAAGCAAAACACAAATTCTTGTGCAGAATCGCTCAGTAGTAATAATTCCAGCgagtctctctcctccattaccaAGCTTGGAAGG AAAGATAAAGATAGCCCTCCTTTAGGAGTAAGTGCGATTAATCGAGTCTCATCTCAAATTAAGAAGCCATTACATCGCAAAACCTCTCCTCTTAATTGGTTTCCTCGCATAAAGGGTGACTCCTACATGAAGCGTAAAATTAAACTACTACAG GAAGCTGGTGGCATGAACACTACTCTTGATGAGACATTGGGTCATTCAAATCCTCACTACTGTCGTGTAGAACGAGAGAAAAGGGCTGCCAGAGAGGCTGCATGCAAAGTAATGGAGGCGCGGAAAGCTGCTATGATTGAAGCATCCTGGTGTCGGATACTTCAAGCAGCCAGGATTTCACACAAAGAAGCAGATGCACTGCTTCAAATAGCAGAGAAAGAGGTGGCTGATGCATTTGAAGCTGCAACAGCTAAAGGAGTTACCATGTATGACACACCTGATCGTCCTTTGAAACGTTTCGAGATACAGATATCCTCTGCTACTGGTAAAGGATCCACCACTCACACAGTCAGAGCGTCATTTGAAACAGGTTTTGAAGTGGACAAACAAGTTGCAGCTGCTGTTAAAACTGCATTCACCAGACTAGCACATTCTACTTCTTTCAATAAAGATGAATTCAAGGACTTGTTGaggaaaataagtgaaaatcctGATACTCAGAACCTGTCATCGGAGTATGATACCGGGGCAGAGTTTGAAACAATATCTCTTGAGAATGGCTCTAGCTCGCAAAGGAGGAATCGGAAGAAGCTAAGTCCTCAGAAATTCAGTGGGACAAAACTTGTTCTAATGATGCTTGAAAGGCTTAAATGCCTGAAAGAGGAGGAGTTGGCTTCTCTGGCTACAATAGTTGCAACTTGTGGTCTAAATGCTGCTTTAGCTGATACTGGAAGTCATAGAATGGAGGATAAAAATGCTGCCACTGATATGAATTACTTAATGAATAGAGGCGCAAGGCAAAAACAAGTAGAGCCAGAGTTGCCCAGTTTAGAAAAGTTCCTGGTCAAAAAAATGACAAAGCTTGAGAAGGAAGTGCAAGAAGCTAAGAACGCTAGAAAAGCCGAGTCCAAAAGAGATGGTGATGGAAAGCTCAACAATCCTCAAGTCAGCAATGGTAACATAGATGATAAACGATTTTCTGTTGACACTGTACCGGACCTGGGAAGCGTACTGGTTAAGAATTCATCGAAATTTGAGAAAGAGATGGAAGAAGCAAAGAAAAGTCAGAAGTTATCAGACCTGGAATCACGAAGAACTCTGAAAGATGGAAAATGCAGGCAACTCAAACAAGAAGTTGCAGAAGTTCCGAGCTTGGACCAGATATTGATCAAGCACGTATCTAGACTTGAAAAGGAGGTTCAAGAGGCAAAGAAATGGAGACAAAACGATTTCCATATCACTTCAGGAACAGGGAAGTCGAGTATATTGTCATCGCAAAGTCAGAAAGAGAACATTAACTCGAACACAGAAAGTTACAAAAAACACAATGAAGGAGAGAGTGAGAGTTTGGATAAAATTCTTGTAAAGCATGTATCCAAGTTAGAGAAGGAGAAAATGGAGTTTGGATCTAAAGAAGTGAAGAAAAAAGTTACAGAACCACTAAAGGAACCAAGTGGTGGTGGTTTGGATCAAATACTCATCAAACACAAGTCAAGGCTCGAGAGAGAAAAGTCTGCAGCACTAGAACAAGCTGAAGATAGGTACACATATTCTAAGTCTCGGCGTGAAGCCAGGGAGAGAGAGTTGCTAGATACATGGGGAGGCATTGGCTTAAGCCATTCCATACGGCCACATGTCTCTAGACTGGAACGAGATAAG GCTGCTTGGCTTAAAGCAGAAGAGGAGGAGAAACAAGCGGCAGCCCATGAGCAGAGTCTCGTTTGA
- the LOC110799645 gene encoding uncharacterized protein isoform X1 encodes MDLGCLDLGCISLCDEKQNTNSCAESLSSNNSSESLSSITKLGRNKSQKDKDSPPLGVSAINRVSSQIKKPLHRKTSPLNWFPRIKGDSYMKRKIKLLQEAGGMNTTLDETLGHSNPHYCRVEREKRAAREAACKVMEARKAAMIEASWCRILQAARISHKEADALLQIAEKEVADAFEAATAKGVTMYDTPDRPLKRFEIQISSATGKGSTTHTVRASFETGFEVDKQVAAAVKTAFTRLAHSTSFNKDEFKDLLRKISENPDTQNLSSEYDTGAEFETISLENGSSSQRRNRKKLSPQKFSGTKLVLMMLERLKCLKEEELASLATIVATCGLNAALADTGSHRMEDKNAATDMNYLMNRGARQKQVEPELPSLEKFLVKKMTKLEKEVQEAKNARKAESKRDGDGKLNNPQVSNGNIDDKRFSVDTVPDLGSVLVKNSSKFEKEMEEAKKSQKLSDLESRRTLKDGKCRQLKQEVAEVPSLDQILIKHVSRLEKEVQEAKKWRQNDFHITSGTGKSSILSSQSQKENINSNTESYKKHNEGESESLDKILVKHVSKLEKEKMEFGSKEVKKKVTEPLKEPSGGGLDQILIKHKSRLEREKSAALEQAEDRYTYSKSRREARERELLDTWGGIGLSHSIRPHVSRLERDKAAWLKAEEEEKQAAAHEQSLV; translated from the exons ATGGATTTAGGGTGCTTGGATTTGGGTTGCATTTCTTTGTGTGATGAGAAGCAAAACACAAATTCTTGTGCAGAATCGCTCAGTAGTAATAATTCCAGCgagtctctctcctccattaccaAGCTTGGAAGG AATAAATCACAGAAAGATAAAGATAGCCCTCCTTTAGGAGTAAGTGCGATTAATCGAGTCTCATCTCAAATTAAGAAGCCATTACATCGCAAAACCTCTCCTCTTAATTGGTTTCCTCGCATAAAGGGTGACTCCTACATGAAGCGTAAAATTAAACTACTACAG GAAGCTGGTGGCATGAACACTACTCTTGATGAGACATTGGGTCATTCAAATCCTCACTACTGTCGTGTAGAACGAGAGAAAAGGGCTGCCAGAGAGGCTGCATGCAAAGTAATGGAGGCGCGGAAAGCTGCTATGATTGAAGCATCCTGGTGTCGGATACTTCAAGCAGCCAGGATTTCACACAAAGAAGCAGATGCACTGCTTCAAATAGCAGAGAAAGAGGTGGCTGATGCATTTGAAGCTGCAACAGCTAAAGGAGTTACCATGTATGACACACCTGATCGTCCTTTGAAACGTTTCGAGATACAGATATCCTCTGCTACTGGTAAAGGATCCACCACTCACACAGTCAGAGCGTCATTTGAAACAGGTTTTGAAGTGGACAAACAAGTTGCAGCTGCTGTTAAAACTGCATTCACCAGACTAGCACATTCTACTTCTTTCAATAAAGATGAATTCAAGGACTTGTTGaggaaaataagtgaaaatcctGATACTCAGAACCTGTCATCGGAGTATGATACCGGGGCAGAGTTTGAAACAATATCTCTTGAGAATGGCTCTAGCTCGCAAAGGAGGAATCGGAAGAAGCTAAGTCCTCAGAAATTCAGTGGGACAAAACTTGTTCTAATGATGCTTGAAAGGCTTAAATGCCTGAAAGAGGAGGAGTTGGCTTCTCTGGCTACAATAGTTGCAACTTGTGGTCTAAATGCTGCTTTAGCTGATACTGGAAGTCATAGAATGGAGGATAAAAATGCTGCCACTGATATGAATTACTTAATGAATAGAGGCGCAAGGCAAAAACAAGTAGAGCCAGAGTTGCCCAGTTTAGAAAAGTTCCTGGTCAAAAAAATGACAAAGCTTGAGAAGGAAGTGCAAGAAGCTAAGAACGCTAGAAAAGCCGAGTCCAAAAGAGATGGTGATGGAAAGCTCAACAATCCTCAAGTCAGCAATGGTAACATAGATGATAAACGATTTTCTGTTGACACTGTACCGGACCTGGGAAGCGTACTGGTTAAGAATTCATCGAAATTTGAGAAAGAGATGGAAGAAGCAAAGAAAAGTCAGAAGTTATCAGACCTGGAATCACGAAGAACTCTGAAAGATGGAAAATGCAGGCAACTCAAACAAGAAGTTGCAGAAGTTCCGAGCTTGGACCAGATATTGATCAAGCACGTATCTAGACTTGAAAAGGAGGTTCAAGAGGCAAAGAAATGGAGACAAAACGATTTCCATATCACTTCAGGAACAGGGAAGTCGAGTATATTGTCATCGCAAAGTCAGAAAGAGAACATTAACTCGAACACAGAAAGTTACAAAAAACACAATGAAGGAGAGAGTGAGAGTTTGGATAAAATTCTTGTAAAGCATGTATCCAAGTTAGAGAAGGAGAAAATGGAGTTTGGATCTAAAGAAGTGAAGAAAAAAGTTACAGAACCACTAAAGGAACCAAGTGGTGGTGGTTTGGATCAAATACTCATCAAACACAAGTCAAGGCTCGAGAGAGAAAAGTCTGCAGCACTAGAACAAGCTGAAGATAGGTACACATATTCTAAGTCTCGGCGTGAAGCCAGGGAGAGAGAGTTGCTAGATACATGGGGAGGCATTGGCTTAAGCCATTCCATACGGCCACATGTCTCTAGACTGGAACGAGATAAG GCTGCTTGGCTTAAAGCAGAAGAGGAGGAGAAACAAGCGGCAGCCCATGAGCAGAGTCTCGTTTGA